From the Syntrophobacterales bacterium genome, one window contains:
- a CDS encoding nitroreductase family protein has protein sequence MELLKAIRERRSVRKYRTDPVPDEIIIEILDAARNAPSWANTQVPRFIVVKNRCVMEALGETLPPTNPAKKAVTNAPCVICIIAKKGLSGYHKGVPATYKGDWLMFDAGIAMEHIVLAAWGFGLGTVHVGMFDAKAAKKILKVPEEFAVVELTPVGYFDEIPRTTPKRPLKESVSLDTYGFPYIG, from the coding sequence ATGGAACTGCTTAAGGCGATACGTGAACGACGAAGCGTGAGAAAATACCGGACCGACCCGGTCCCGGACGAAATAATAATTGAGATCCTTGATGCGGCAAGAAACGCACCATCATGGGCCAACACCCAGGTTCCACGGTTCATCGTGGTAAAAAACCGATGCGTAATGGAAGCCCTTGGCGAAACGTTGCCCCCCACTAATCCCGCCAAAAAGGCTGTTACAAATGCCCCGTGTGTGATCTGCATCATCGCAAAAAAAGGACTATCTGGTTATCATAAAGGAGTTCCCGCCACATACAAAGGGGACTGGCTGATGTTTGATGCGGGTATCGCCATGGAACACATAGTCCTTGCAGCGTGGGGCTTCGGTCTGGGAACCGTGCATGTGGGCATGTTTGATGCAAAGGCTGCAAAGAAGATACTTAAGGTGCCTGAAGAGTTTGCCGTTGTAGAATTGACCCCGGTCGGTTACTTTGATGAAATACCTAGAACTACACCGAAAAGACCCCTCAAGGAGAGTGTCTCCCTTGATACCTATGGCTTCCCATACATCGGATAA
- a CDS encoding cupin domain-containing protein, translated as MVKHNPAPKGGKQGNIYSMVPHSLKEELLEILLATKGFRMERIVSDGHATAPGEWYDQETSEWVILLTGSAGLLFEGERDVRVMGPGDYVSIPAHVRHRVEWTDKSGKTVWLSFHYNP; from the coding sequence ATGGTAAAGCACAATCCCGCACCAAAGGGTGGAAAACAGGGAAACATCTATTCCATGGTTCCTCATTCCCTGAAGGAAGAACTCCTTGAGATCCTTCTTGCCACTAAAGGCTTCAGGATGGAACGCATTGTATCTGACGGCCACGCCACTGCACCGGGGGAGTGGTATGATCAGGAGACGTCGGAATGGGTCATCCTTCTCACGGGCAGCGCGGGTCTCCTTTTCGAGGGCGAAAGGGATGTCCGAGTAATGGGTCCTGGGGATTACGTCTCCATTCCCGCCCACGTAAGACACCGGGTCGAATGGACGGATAAGAGCGGAAAGACGGTCTGGCTCTCCTTTCACTACAATCCATAA
- the xseA gene encoding exodeoxyribonuclease VII large subunit, giving the protein MARSSTEWGLYVYTVSELSSRIRQSINSQFRDVLVEGEISNSKLYPSGHFYFTLKDNLATIKAVVFNFLGKYPDGALKDGTAIICKGRVDVYEKRGEYRLLVDVIEVRGVGLLQLKFQMLKERLLKEGLFSPERKKPLPFLPERIGIVTSPAGAAIRDMLRIIFDKFTNMSILVCPVKVQGDEACHEIAEAIRYLNSTGEVDVIIVGRGGGSIEDLSPFNEEVVARAVCSSQIPVVSAVGHEIDFTICDFAADVRAPTPTAAADLVVKDKKELSTFLTDMDARLKQGMRKLLERSKLLLFQGMMDLKEQKDFMVNYRMYVDEIGNNLVHGFSFYFKDKKAAVDSLTQRLLDMNPENILKRGYSITVKTGTNEVVTDQNQVAPEEKLTIRLHKGELGVKVVS; this is encoded by the coding sequence ATGGCGCGTTCTTCCACAGAATGGGGACTTTACGTATATACCGTATCCGAACTCTCGTCCCGTATACGACAGTCTATTAATAGCCAATTCCGGGATGTGCTGGTGGAAGGGGAAATATCTAACTCCAAACTCTACCCTTCAGGCCATTTCTATTTCACCCTGAAGGACAATCTTGCCACTATAAAAGCCGTGGTCTTCAATTTCCTGGGGAAATATCCCGATGGCGCGCTTAAAGATGGAACTGCCATTATATGCAAGGGCCGGGTGGACGTTTACGAGAAGCGTGGCGAATACCGACTTCTTGTGGATGTTATAGAGGTAAGAGGCGTCGGCCTGCTGCAACTAAAATTCCAGATGTTGAAAGAAAGGCTCCTGAAAGAAGGCCTTTTTTCGCCTGAACGGAAGAAACCTCTGCCCTTTCTGCCGGAAAGGATCGGAATTGTCACATCTCCTGCTGGTGCCGCAATACGGGATATGCTGAGGATTATCTTCGACAAGTTCACCAACATGAGCATCCTCGTGTGCCCTGTAAAGGTCCAGGGTGATGAAGCATGCCATGAAATAGCGGAAGCTATAAGATATCTTAATTCGACCGGCGAAGTGGATGTGATCATCGTAGGTCGTGGAGGAGGGTCTATTGAAGACCTCTCACCTTTCAACGAAGAAGTCGTGGCCCGGGCTGTATGCTCTTCCCAAATACCTGTAGTCTCGGCGGTAGGCCACGAGATAGACTTCACGATCTGCGATTTCGCCGCCGACGTGAGGGCGCCCACTCCCACGGCAGCGGCAGACCTGGTGGTAAAGGACAAAAAAGAGCTATCCACATTTCTCACCGATATGGATGCAAGACTCAAACAGGGAATGAGAAAACTCCTTGAGCGGTCCAAACTCCTTCTTTTTCAAGGGATGATGGACCTTAAAGAGCAAAAGGATTTTATGGTAAATTATCGGATGTATGTGGACGAAATCGGTAACAACCTGGTTCACGGGTTTTCCTTTTACTTTAAAGACAAAAAGGCTGCAGTCGATTCACTTACCCAGCGTCTTCTAGATATGAATCCAGAGAATATCCTGAAGAGAGGCTACAGTATTACGGTGAAAACCGGAACAAACGAAGTGGTGACAGACCAAAACCAAGTCGCCCCGGAGGAAAAACTCACCATACGACTCCACAAGGGGGAACTGGGTGTCAAGGTGGTAAGTTAG